The following coding sequences lie in one Spea bombifrons isolate aSpeBom1 chromosome 5, aSpeBom1.2.pri, whole genome shotgun sequence genomic window:
- the LOC128496497 gene encoding RNA-binding protein 12-like, with the protein MSVIVRLLGLPIVADSYDIRNFFIGLNIPRGGVYIIGGLYGEAFIAFETFEDARCALNLAGRAIKNSVIHLSLSSEAEMRYAFEVNRIATNQPLQAMSSVGFGNGPASNGLHPYEPHIASGGNASSRVPSFLYMHGMPLKATKVDIKDYFRGLDVEDVIFLKFQNGIRNGNAVVKFGRSTDARVGLGYNTLFMGTCQVSLLPANEKEWMKAGGTCKKEYSPPISPISGRKRTHSRSPARKNLKRQVYIDEYYVHLQNLSYNVTKRDIKGYFRFADIEDSQISFLLDKSGKKTREAFVMFKRGKDYKRALDLHNVLFLGRPISIYAIPKKAMLDLIAREGKITSRSRERSISKDLPKRSSRESTSGELNCIYLRNFPFDVTKSDIKIFFTGFPVKEDDIFLLSDDKGVGLGEALVKFPTKKEASSAEKLHRRKFLGTEILLRCIAEEQMKAFGVDVCMTHSAARDSSSQSLDESVPLVTETDDPPEDTGLACTLESGDMVPSSDSSQVTPAMDVEEVVSGLPETCAPGTDPPSDFPKIEVPGTDTVSDTGANPASDLPETNSLGANLAAGPPESEAPGASPASGPPESEAPGASPALGPPESEAPGAGPVSGPPESEAPGASPASGPPESEAPGASPASGPPESEAPGASPASDPPETEAPGANPASGPPETKAPGANPASGPPQTEAPGANPASGPPQTEAPGANPVSGPPQTEAPGANPASDPTETEAVGANSVSDPPQTEAPGANPASDSPTSCITERTHSLQSTEEKPVLDVSNPSVAEKPANKEVSIPRTNQAGGATSDKVSDGKTSFVTIFLRNLPRTVTVAEIFDFFHGYKVSSVNLKNIEAGTATVRIQNYKEALSAVNKLNTKLVGNKRVVLSLF; encoded by the coding sequence ATGTCTGTAATCGTCCGGTTGCTGGGGCTTCCTATTGTGGCAGATTCGTATGATATCCGAAACTTCTTCATTGGATTAAACATTCCCAGAgggggtgtatatataatcGGCGGATTATATGGTGAAGCTTTTATTGCCTTTGAAACATTTGAAGATGCCCGCTGTGCCCTAAATCTTGCCGGCCGTGCTATAAAGAATTCCGTTATTCACCTTTCACTCAGCAGCGAAGCCGAAATGAGATACGCTTTTGAAGTGAATCGCATCGCTACAAATCAGCCTTTGCAAGCAATGTCCTCTGTGGGGTTCGGTAACGGACCAGCAAGTAATGGACTTCATCCTTATGAACCTCATATAGCAAGTGGAGGAAATGCTTCTTCCAGAGTTCCTTCCTTTTTATATATGCACGGGATGCCACTCAAAGCAACAAAGGTAGATATAAAAGATTATTTTAGGGGACTTGATGTTGAAGATGTAATCTTCTTAAAATTTCAAAATGGCATTAGGAATGGCAATGCTGTTGTTAAATTTGGAAGAAGTACAGATGCCAGGGTCGGTCTTGGGTACAACACGCTTTTCATGGGCACATGTCAGGTATCTTTGTTGCCAGCAAATGAAAAAGAGTGGATGAAAGCTGGTGGAACTTGTAAAAAAGAATATTCTCCACCAATTTCTCCCATTTCTGGTAGAAAAAGGACCCACTCTAGATCACCAGCAAGAAAAAATCTGAAACGTCAAGTCTATATAGACGAATACTATGTACATCTTCAAAACTTGTCTTACAATGTGACCAAAAGAGATATAAAAGGATATTTTCGCTTTGCTGACATTGAAGACTCACAAATTTCATTCCTACTTGATAAATCGGGCAAAAAGACACGGGAAGCTTTTGTCATGTTCAAAAGAGGAAAAGATTATAAAAGGGCTCTTGACCTGCATAACGTTCTCTTTCTGGGACGGCCTATAAGCATATATGCTATCCCAAAAAAGGCTATGTTAGATTTAATTGCACGTGAAGGAAAAATTACATCAAGGTCAAGGGAGCGGTCAATCTCAAAGGATTTACCTAAAAGGAGTTCTCGCGAATCCACAAGTGGTGAATTAAACTGCATTTATTTAAGGAACTTTCCCTTTGATGTTACCAAGTCTgacattaagattttttttactggatTTCCTGTGAAAGAAGATGATATATTTTTGCTAAGTGACGATAAAGGGGTTGGTCTAGGGGAAGCCCTAGTAAAATTCCCAACTAAAAAAGAAGCATCCAGTGCTGAAAAACTCCACCGTCGAAAGTTTTTAGGGACAGAAATCCTGTTAAGATGCATCGCTGAGGAACAAATGAAAGCTTTTGGAGTTGATGTTTGCATGACCCACTCAGCTGCCAGAGATTCGTCTAGTCAGTCACTAGATGAATCAGTTCCACTTGTTACTGAGACAGATGACCCACCTGAAGACACAGGCTTGGCGTGTACATTAGAGTCAGGGGACATGGTACCGTCATCAGATTCCTCACAGGTGACACCTGCCATGGATGTTGAAGAGGTTGTGTCGGGGCTCCCTGAAACATGTGCACCAGGGACAGATCCTCCGTCAGATTTCCCTAAAATAGAAGTACCAGGAACCGATACTGTGTCAGACACAGGTGCAAATCCTGCTTCAGACCTCCCTGAAACTAACTCCTTGGGTGCGAATCTTGCGGCAGGCCCCCCTGAATCTGAGGCACCAGGTGCGAGTCCTGCGTCAGGCCCCCCTGAATCTGAGGCACCAGGTGCGAGTCCTGCGTTAGGCCCCCCTGAATCTGAGGCACCAGGTGCGGGTCCTGTGTCAGGCCCCCCTGAATCTGAGGCACCAGGTGCGAGTCCTGCGTCAGGCCCCCCTGAATCTGAGGCACCAGGTGCGAGTCCTGCGTCAGGCCCCCCTGAATCTGAGGCACCAGGTGCGAGTCCTGCGTCAGACCCCCCTGAGACTGAGGCACCAGGTGCAAATCCTGCGTCGGGCCCCCCGGAGACTAAGGCACCAGGTGCAAATCCTGCGTCAGGCCCCCCTCAAACTGAGGCACCAGGTGCAAATCCTGCGTCAGGCCCCCCTCAAACTGAGGCACCAGGTGCAAATCCTGTGTCAGGCCCCCCTCAAACTGAGGCACCAGGTGCAAATCCTGCATCAGACCCGACTGAGACTGAGGCAGTAGGTGCAAATTCTGTATCAGATCCCCCTCAAACTGAAGCACCAGGTGCAAATCCAGCGTCGGACAGCCCCACATCATGTATCACAGAGAGGACGCACTCATTACAATCTACAGAAGAAAAACCAGTTCTGGATGTTTCAAATCCTTCTGTTGCAGAAAAACCTGCCAATAAAGAAGTGTCCATTCCTAGAACCAATCAAGCTGGGGGAGCCACCAGTGACAAAGTATCTGATGGAAAAACAAGTTTTGTAACCATTTTCCTTAGGAATTTGCCTCGTACAGTTACTGTTGCTgaaatttttgatttttttcatggCTACAAAGTGAGCTCTGTTAATCTCAAAAACATTGAAGCGGGTACTGCCACAGTACGTATACAGAACTACAAAGAAGCTTTGTCTGCCGTAAATAAGCTTAATACCAAGCTTGTTGGCAATAAACGCGTGGTTCTAAGTCTATTTTGA